GTGGATGAAGCGGTGGAGAAATTTGCTGCCCTGCGCGAAAAATATCCGGACGTAGATATCGGGATCGACTTCCATGGCGCGGTTCAACCGACCACAGCCAGTATTTTAATCAAAGAGCTGGAGCCTTATCGCCCCTGGTTCTACGAAGAAATTGTTCAAGCGCTAAACGTAGATGTGATGGCCGATCTGGCAAAGAAGACCCACATCCCACTCGCGACCGGTGAACGCGTATTCCTCAAATGGGGATTCCGTGAAATTCTGGAAAAAGGCGCCGCGATGATTTTACAACCGGACGTGAATTACGCAGGTGGCATCACTGAACTGAAAGTGATCGCTGGAATGGCTGAGGCCTACTACGCGCCCCTGGCTCCACACAACCCGAACGGACCCTGTTCTCTGGCAGCCAGTCTGCAAATTGCCGGTGCTATTCCTAACTTCCTTGTTCAGGAACGCGGCGACCGGGAGCACGAATTGCTCGCAGAACCACTACCTCCAGTAAGAGACGGATACCGTCCACTACCAACAGGTCCGGGGCTTGGCATCACCATCGATGAAGACAAGTTGATGGATGAAGTCGGCGAGCCACGGGAGTATATGCCGCAATATGACGCGGATGACGGTTCCGTGGTGGATTGGTAGGAACGGGACGAAGGGCGAGAGACGCGGGGCGAGGGAATAAATATCGTCCTCATACTTCTGTTCTGTCTCTTCGTCTTCCTCTTCCTCTTCCTCTTCCTCTTAAAGAATTCGCAACGGCTCGTGGGTGATGTCGACTTCGCCTCGGTACGGCGATCGAGCCCTTCCATCGACCCCTCACGAATAGGAGCGATCCTATAGCGGAGGCGTTTGTTTTTCCACGGCTTCCAACTCTTCCGAAAGGGCGTCCTCAACTTGCTCGATCACCTGATCCACCAAATCCTCACTTTCTGGCAACGAGCCCAGCTGAGTCTTCAACTCAGCCACCTGTGCCTCCAACTCAGCCAACCGCTCCAGAAGCACTTTATTCTCTTCCTGGAAACTTTCCATGAGCTCCATGGTGGACGCCTTCGGTGAGGACACTTCAGACGATGCTGGTTTTACCGGCTTCTTGATACCCATGTAATAGCCCACCCAGACTCCAATCACGAGACAGACAATAAAAGGAAACGATTTCATAATGATGAAGGAATTATAATTAAAAATAAGACCTTCACTCCTAATAGCTTCCTTCTCAAGAGGAATTCCATACCTAGAACAACGGGATAAACGGCTTCACCAAAAGACTGCCAAGTCCCTTGATCGAGTCCCAGATGAATCCACCCACACGAGCACCAGCTGCAGCGGCAAAAAATCCGTCTCCACCCTCACTCCTTTTGACCTCCTCAAGATTCATACCCACATAGTAAAGCTGCTCAGTGCGACCTCGAGGCACACCCAGCCCCGATAATTGCTCGTAGAGCTGAAGGGTTCGCTGATCGTCATTGCTGCTAAGTGAGCCCAAGACCTGGATCACAATGAGCCGCCTGCCGATCAGGAGCTGTAACTGATTAGGATGAGTGACATCTCCCGGGTACAAGGCTATCGAATCAATTTCGGATAACTTAAGGGGCTCGCCCCCCACTTGGACAGCACGCTCAGTTAAGCTGACCTGCCGTTCAACAAATTGGATCTGTTGATCTTCCTGCCCCAAAACACAGACGTAGGCAGCCCCTGTAAATTGTATGCTTTCATCTCCGTCTCCCATACTAGAAGCAGAGCCACGCCGATCGGACAAGGACGCGCAACCTGAACCGAAGATCAGACACAAACAAAGAAACAATGGGAGAAACTTAGCCATGTCTGGAAGGCCTACTGATTGGCCGAACGGGCGTCCAGTCCTTTTGCACGCATTTGAGCGCTCGAGCCTGAATATTTTTCACAAGCTATGAATCAATATTAAAAACAATTGTATTTGATCATCGCCGCAAGGTGGTGCTTGGATACCAGCGTTCGAACCAGAACCAACGCTCTTAGAAGCAAGATTACCCCAGAAAGCCCATGTCTCAACACGGCCGCCCGGGCATCATAAACAATCTCAATCAAATCAGACATTGAATATACAAGGTAAAGGAACAGCGGGAAACACTTACGATGCCATCGTCATCGGATCAGGTATCAGTGGAGGCTGGGCAGCTAAAGAGCTCACCGAAAAAGGACTCAAAACCCTCGTCCTCGAACGGGGCCGCGATGTGGAACATGGCGATTACCCGACCGCCATGATGGAGTCTTGGGAATTCGAAGGTCGCGGAGCCAAGGATCAGGAAAAGATCCAGAGACAGTTGGTTCAGAACCGAACAGGCTATACCACACATCCCGCTTCCGCCCACTGGTTTGTGGACGATGTGGACAATCCTTATAATGAGGTAAAACAATTTGACTGGATGCGCGGCTACCATGTCGGAGGTCGCTCTCTCCTCTGGGGACGCCAGTCCTACCGGATCGGGGACATCGATTTTGAAGCCAATGCCAAGGACGGGATCGCCTGTGACTGGCCGGTGCGCTACAGCGACATGGAATCCTGGTACGACTACGTAGAAGAATTTGCCGGGATCAGTGGCACCAATGAAGGTCTATCCCAATTGCCCGATGGTAAGTTTCTGCCCCCATGGGACATGAATTGCCTGGAGACGCATATCAGCAAACGGATTCGTGAGCATTACAACGACCGTATCATGACCATCGGTCGGGTGGCCAATCTCACTGTGCCTCATAAGGGACGTGGCAATTGCCAGTCTCGCAACCGTTGTATCCGAGGCTGTCCCTATGGAGCCTATTTCAGTAGCAATGCATCCACGCTGCCTGCAGCCTACGCCACAGGGAACCTCACACTGCGTCCTTTCTCGATCGCCAGTGAACTCATTTACGACAAGGAGACAAACAAGGCCACAGGCGTGCGTATCATTGATGCGGAAACAAACGAAGTGATTGAGTTCTATTCGAAGGTCATTTTCTCCTGCGCCTCAGCTGTCGCATCGACCTCAATCTTGCTCAACTCCACCTCGGACCGCTATCCGAATGGATTCGGAAACGACAGTGGTGAACTCGGGCACAACCTGATGGATCACCACTTCAAAGTAGGGGCCAGTGGAGTCTACGAAGGCATGGAAGACCAGTACTACACCGGTCGCCGCCCGAACGGCATCTACATTCCGCGTTTCCGCAATATCAACGAAGAAACCAAGCAAGAGGATTTCATTCGTGGTTACGGATACCAGGGAAGCGCCAGCCGCCTCGACTGGTCACGAGGCATTGCAGAATTCAACCGAGCCGGAGCCGAATTCAAGGCCGACATGATCGAACCCGGCCCTTGGCGATTCGGAATGGGTGCGTGGGGAGAACATCTCCCTTACCACGACAACAAGATGTTCCTCGATCACGATAAGACGGACAAGTGGGGCCAACCTACCGTGACGTTTGATTGTGACTACAAGGAGAACGAGATGGCCATGCGGAAGGATGCTCAAGCAAGCGCGATCGAAATGCTCGAAGTGGCTGGCCTAAAAGACGTCAAAGGATTTGATGATGGAAGCGCCCCGGGACTTTGTATCCACGAAATGGGCACGGCCCGCATGGGACGCGATCCCAAAACCTCCGTCTTGAATAAATGGAACGCGGTCCACACGACACCGAACGTGTATGTGACGGATGGCGCTTTCATGACATCCTCTGCCTGCCAGAATCCATCGCTAACTTACATGGCCTTTACTGCAAGAGCAGCGGACCACGCGGTAAGCGAACTAAAGAAAGGAAACATTTAAGATGAGCCATTCAACACAGTCAAACAACACTCTCACAATGAATCGCCGCGAAGCGATTAAGCGAACGGCCATGATGCTGGGTGCCGCTGTCTCCTCAACGACGATCGCTGGTTGTCTAGGTGGAGACAGAGCAAAGGCTGACTCGCAGCCACAGTTCTTAAGCGAAGCACAGGCCAAGCTGGTGAAAGCCGCTTCTAACTTGATCCTTCCCGCTTCGGACACACCAGGAGCCCTCGATGTCGGTGTCCCCGAATTAATCGATGTGCTTTACGGCAAGTATATGACCGGAGAAGAAAAAACTGTTTTTTCAACGGGATTGGCCGAATTGGAAACAGCGGGATTCAGTGATAAGACTCCAGAGGCTCAAACAGCGGCTCTCGTAGCACTCGGTAAAACCAACAAGCAATTTGTGACTCAATTGAGAGGCGCGATTATCACGGGTTACTTCACCTCGGAGGAAGTCTGCAAAAAAGTGACCCATTATGATCCGATTCCAGGTGGCTTTGTTGGCTGCCTACCCACTTCCGAAACCGGAAACGTGATCATGAGTGAGCCGCGGTAAAAGAACATAGAGCTGGGAGCGAAGAGCCCAGAGTGCATTCCAGAGATGCCTACAGCGACGTCTTTTTATACCGCCAGCCGTCGTCTTAAAGACTATGGCTAGGCACGGCTCAAACACGCTAATCTTCGCTTATAAATAGCCGAAGCAAAAAGACCGTGGTTCAAATCCACTCTACGACATAGGAGTTGCGATTCATCAGCTGTAGGAGGTAGCTTGCTGCCAATTATCTTCCAAGGCCTTACCCATTTCGATGAATAAACTGACCACCCTACTCACTCTATTTCTATTCTCATTGCTCGGAGCTCTTAGCTCCTATGCTAAGTACAACGTCCTGTTCATTATCTCGGACGACCTGACCTACACCGCCCTCTCTTGTTATGGGAACACGGTTTGTGAAACACCCAATATTGATCGACTGGCCGATAAAGGAGTTCGTTTCACACGCGCCTATTGCCAAGGCACCTACTGCGGACCATCCCGGGCCTCATTCATGTCAGGCTATTACCCGCATGCAACAGGCGCATTGGGCTACAAGAGCCCCCGTCCCCAGATTGGGGACCGCCAAACTTGGTCGCAGTTATTCAAGGACAATGGCTATTGGGCAGGTCGCGTAAGTAAAATTTATCACATGGGCGTTCCAGGTGGCATTGAAGACGGTGGCCACGGAGCCGACGACGAGCGCTCCTGGACCGAACGCTACAACAGCCAAGGACCCGAGTGGGCAGCACCCGGCGATGCTGAAACTTTGGAAAACAATGCAGACCTGAAGAAACCCGCGGTAGGCGGAAACACCTTCGTGGTGGTCGAGGCCGATGGCGATGACTACGTTCACTCCGACGGCAAGACCGCGAGAAAAGCCGTGGCGCTCATTCAGCAATTTGACAAGAAGACCGGATCCCGCAAAGGAGAAAAATTCTGGTTGGGCGTCGGTTTTGTTCGACCCCACGTTCCACTGGTTGCACCCGCCAGCTACTTCCCTCCCTTTAAGCCATACGATAAGATGGTTCTCCCGCCCAAGATCCCGGGTGACTGGGACGACATCCCTACCCCGGGCATCAACTACAAGACCAGCCAGGGCATGGAAATGGATATTCGTCGCCAGAAGAAACTGCTGGGAGGTTATTATGCATCCGTTGCCTACATGGATGCCCAAGTCGGCAAGGTGCTCGACGCACTCGAAGAAGCTGGCCTTGAGGACGAGACCATCGTCATCTTTACCAGCGACCATGGCTATCACCTAGGTGAGCATGACTTCTGGTCGAAGGTCAGCTTACGCGATCCATCCGCTGGAGTGCCATTAATCATTTGTGTCCCAGGCAAGAAGCCAGCCGTGTGCAACTCACTCACCGAGCTCATCGACCTCTACCCGACTACGGCTAAACTGTGTGGCCTGGATTATCCCGAAGCCAACCAAGGCAAAGACATTTCCGCCATGCTCGATGATCCTACCGTCGAAGTTCGCGATGCAGCCTTTTCAGTCGCCCCCATGCGCAAAGGATTCTTACTCCGCACACAAGAGTATTCGTATATTCAATACGGGGAGGATGCAGAAAACGGAGTAGAGCTCTTCGACATCCAATCCGATCCCGAACAATACCACAATCTGGCCACGTTTCCAGAATACAAGTTTCTGGCCGAAGCTTTTAAGCAGCGCATGAAAGCCACCTTAGCCGACGTGCGGAATAACGACTTAGATTTGACTTATGATTAGCCCCGAACAGACCCATACATTTAGGGCGCTTTCACAACTCGCATAAAGGATCCTTCACACCAATCATCACGAAGAGCCGTATTGTAATTCAGGAATTCCTGATTGTTTTAGAGCCCTGCCAATACTTCGACGTATCCACTCACTTTCAAGAAACCTTCTCCAAATAAACCTACGTTTAATGGGAAAGTAATTTTCCCATTTTCTACGGTCCAAGTAATTTCCCTAAATCCTTCTCCAAGCTCGCTCGTTCCCGTTTGGCCTTGGCTGTGCGTGTCGGAAAATGGAAGTACCTCGATCATCAGAACTCCAGTGGAAACCGTTACGAAACTCGCGACAACCTGAAGCCGTTCATTCTTCCCGAAGCCGCACCCGATGCTCCGGGGCAGCTCTACAACCTGGAAGAAGATCCCGGCGAAAGAAACAATCTCGACCATAAGAATCCGGATATTGTTCGCATGCTTAAGGCCTTGCTTGATTCATCGATCGATAGTGGACGAAGTGCGCCGTTGGAGCGATAGCGAGCTATCGCAGCGGAGAGCAAGGAGCAGAGAGCTGAATAATCCCCTCGTCCTTAAAACATAATGTATTGTATTTCAAGGTGTCACCACCGCTGAAACGGAGTTGATTCTTGGAACGCCGAGCACCGGCTCGGCATTTAAGAATATATTTTAACCGCTTAAGTACGCTAATTTGACGCTAACAGAAAACCAAGCATTATACATTCCACGGTGTTGTTAATCTGCACTCATTACATTCGCTGGCAGATGTGTCGCCTTTTCAGGCTCGGTACCACCGTGGTTACAATTTTGGGCGACTGTTGGTGTCACTTCGCTAGAAACGCCGAGGGCGCCGTAAGTCGTAACAGGCGGACACCTTAGGCTTCGCTTAAAAGCTTCGACCCAACGCGGTCGGCGATGCGTTCCTACCCTTATTAGCGAATATTGAAATGGAATCCGATTACTGATCACTGATTACCTTTCCACTCCTCTTCCCAAGTACAGAGAACGGGCGGAGGCTCTTCCCCTACCCTTGGCGACGCAGTATATTCAGCTCTGCAATCCAACAAATCGGGGAATCTCTTGATACTTTTGGCAGTCACCACTTTGTTGGAATCTTTTTCGATCAACGCGAAGGCTCGATCTCCTAACAGCCCCGTTGCCAGAAATTCTGCGACTTCAAGTTGTTCGCCTGCAAACGACTTCACGGGAAATCGCCAGAGTTGTTTTACGGTGATGGTATTCATATAGTTGTTACACGAGGAGCCAGAGGATCTCCTCCCTTTCTAATTGGATTTGATCTTAGACCACAGTTCGTCGAACAGCTTGGTATGCTCGCCAACGTCCTCGACCAATTTTAGACGTTTCATTTCTTCTGCAGGAGGATAAACAACAGGGCTATTCAACATAGCCGAATCGATATACTCCATGGCAGCCTTATTGGGTGTCGCAACTTGCCAGGTGTTTGCGTTGCGCGCACCGATTTCTGCATCAAGGAAGAAATTGATGAACGCTGCGGCCATCTCCGGGTTCGGTGCCTTGGAAGGAATGCTCATTACATCCTGCCACAGGAGGCTGCCTTCTTTAGGAAAGAAGTACATCGTCTCGGGATCTGTTGCCATTCTTCGGGCCGCAACGGGGCCGAAGGTGACCCCGGCGTTCACTTCTTTGGATAACACACGATTGCTTGCCAGGACAGCCCCTTCAAATCCGGTAGAACGTTTCTTGGCGGCAATGAGTAGGTCAGCCGCCTTGGACAATTCTTCCGGATTAGTAGTGTTGATATCATGCCCCAAATAAAGAAGTGCCATTCCGATGGTCTGACGCATATCATCCAGCAGCAAGAATGAAGCCGGTTGCTTATCTGGATCGAAAAGTAGTCCCAAGGTCTTTTCCACGGATCCAATCTTGGGCTTCCTCATGTAAATGCCAGTCGACCCCCAGTGATAAGGTGCTCCGTAGTCCATGCCTGGATTGAAGGACTGGTTGGCAAAAAACGGATCGATGTTTTTCAGATTGGGAATGGCTGCCTTGGGAAGAGGCGCCAACATACCCCGGCTGACCAGGATGGGTAAGCTCGGATTCTCAGGAAAGACCACATCGTAAATGGAATCACCCCCGGCAAACATCTTCGCCATCATGGTATCCGTATCCTCGTAAAAATCGACCGTCACTTCGCAGTTAAACTGCTTCTCAAAATCCTCCACAATGGTGGGATCCAGGTATTCGCTCCAGATGTAGATGCGAAGCTGTTCTTTCTTTTCAGCACAGCCAGCGAAGACCAGTGCGATGAGTGATAATAAAATAGTATGTTTCATATTCTTAGTCATGCGCCAACGGCTTCGATTGAGTGACACGAAATTGATTTTTTTTATTTGGATTTAATTTTGGTCCAGAGTTCGTCGTAGAGTTTGGCCGCGTCACCGATATCCACATCATATTGTACCCGGTCTAGAACATCGTCGGGCGGATAGATGGCTGGATTCTCCAACATGCTTGGATCCGAATATTGACGCGCAGGAATGTTAGGCGTGGCCGCTTGATTATAGGTGGTATTTTGGCCATTGATCTGCGGATCATTTAGGAAGTTCAGGAATTTCTCTGCTAGTTCCGGATGAGGGGCTCGAGCAGGGATACACCAGATATCTACCCAAATCAATCCACCTTCGCGTGGTATGAAATAGGCAGTCTCAGAATCTGCGTTCATTCCCTTTGCCCCATGATCACTATAAGTGGAGGAGGCAGTCGCCTCCTTAGCCAAGACTCGATTTTTTGCTAGGATACTGGTTTCAAATCCCAATGACCGCTTCTTGGTTTCGATTAACAAGTCGGCGGCTTTGACCAGTGCTTGTGGATCCGTGGAATTAACATCGTAGCCCAAGTATATGAGAGCCACCCCAATAGTTGCACGCATGTCATCCATCAGCAGAAACTGCCCCGATTGTTTCTCGGGATCAAAAAACAGACCCCATGTTTCATCAACACTAGTACCAGGTTCTTGCCGCATGAACAGCCCGGTGGTCCCCCAGTGGTAGGGGACACCAAATTTAAAGTCGGGATTAAAATCCGATTCCCTGAATCTCGGATCGATATGTTTCAGGTTTGGAATAGCTTCCGCTCGAATCTCGGCTAGAATGTTTCTGTTTTTAAGCGCGGTTATGGTTCTGTGATCGGCGACCACGAGGTCGTAGCCGGAATCGCCTCCGGCAAACAACTTAGCCAGCATAGTTTCCGGTTCTTCGAAGTGATCGATGACAATGTCGCAGTCGAGTTGATTTTCGAAGTCGGCAACAACCTCGGGATCCAGGTATTCGCTCCAGATAAAGATGTTCAGTTGGTCTTTCTTTTCAGCGCAACCAACAAGAACCAACGCAGTGAGTATGAAGAGTAAGTGTTTCATAATTTGGGAATCACGATTGTTTATTTCTACTGAGCATCAGGACCGTGATCGTGCTGATGATAGATACTAGAATGATTAAGGTTGATAGAGCATTGACGTCGGGAGTGACCCCGCGCTTTACAGATGAGAATATCAAAATTGGAAAAGTCGTCGCTCCCGCACCAGCGGTAAAATAACTCACCACAAAATCATCAATGCTTAAGGTGAAAGCGAGCGCGCCCCCTGCCAGCACACCAGGAAGAATTAGCGGTAGCGTAATGTAACGAAACTTCTGCCAGTTACTTGCACCGAGATCGTGTGCCGCTTCTTCAATCGAAGGATCCATACCAGCCATGCGTGCGCGAACCACGATGGCCACGAAAGGAATCTGGAAGGTGATGTGCGCGATGATCATCGTACCCAAACCGAGTTTAAACAGTCCCAACCAAGCATGAATCATAGAATAAAAGATGAGGATGGAAACCGCCATGACGATTTCCGGAACGACCACCGGGAAATACATCAGCCAGGAAAAGGCCTGTTTACCTGGAAAAGAATAGCGCACCAATCCATAACCAAGCATGGTTCCCAGTACCGTGGAGATGGCTGTGCTCGTTCCAGCCAGGATAAGCGAGTTGGCCGCGGCATCCAATTTCTGTGACGTGCTGAAGAGTTTGGCATACCACTCCAAACTGAAGCCAGCCCAAGGGCCGCCATACTTGGCGGAGTTAAAGGAATAAATCACCACGGCCACGATGGGCGCGTAGAGAAATATGTATATACAGATGGAGATGATCCAGGAGCAGGGACGGTTGCGATTCATAGCATACTCTCCCTTCCCTCTTCACCGGCTGTCCGTGCAAACACCCAGAGTCCGATCATCACGGTTAGCATTCCCAAGCAGGCAATGGCCGAACCAAAGGGCCAGTCACGGCTTTGCCCAAATTGCATGCCAATCGCACTCCCTAACAACATGGTTTTGGAACCACCCAATAGATTTGGGATTACGAACTCTCCGGTGGCCGGAATAAACACCAGCAACATACCGGCCGATAGCCCGGGTTTGATTTGCGGTAAAAGCGCATGACGAAATACACGCCATCCATTGGCGCCCAAGTCCTTTGCCGCATCTACCAACGACCAATCAACCTTTTCCACTGAGGCATAAAGCGGCAGTGCAAGGAAAGGCAGGTAGTTGGCCGTCATGGCCAGGAACACAGCAAAGGCACTCGGGTACAATCCCTCCCCGGGTTCCAGAAATCCGAAAGCCACGGCCACCTTCGAAAACCAGCTGTTGGATGACAACAAAACCTGCCAGGCGTATGTCCGAATTAACATGTTGGTCCAAAAAGGAATCAACAAAAGCATCAACCCGAGCAGCTTGTGATTCCGAGGAAGAGCGGCTATAAAGAAAGTCAAAGGCAAGGCTGCCAACACACAGAGCAACACCGTTCCACCAGCCATCAAAAAGCTGCGCAAAATGATCTTCGGATACAGCGGATCAAAACCAAACGAACCGAAACCGACGAAGCGTTTAAAGTTTTCTAAGGTAAACTGCCATTCGATCTCACCGTAGGTTCCTCGGCTGCAAAAACTGATGACCAGAATGAAAATTAGCGGCAACAATAAAAACAACGTCACCCAGCCAATACCCGGACCACTGATCAAGGCCGAGCGGATGAGTTCTCCCTTGACAGTGAGCTGCTCGCCGAATTTAAATTTCCTACTTTTCCCCTGCATTAATCGTTCAATACGATGATTGCTTCCGCGGGTAAATATGCCGTCGTTTCACACCCCTGCCCCAGACTGTGTTCGGGGTGCTTTCGGTTCATGGCGACTGCTTGGAGTTTCTGATCGCCAGCGCTCAAATCATAGTGCGTTTCGGATCCTTTGTAGATCACTTGCTCAACACGGACAGTGCATTGATTGTCCGAGTTCTGACCATCGCCAGATCCCAGTTGAATTTTCTCCGGGCGAATGGCCAAGGTGAACTGATCTCTACCAGGATGCTCAGCGGCTACACGTAATTGCCCCAACTGCGTATCGACCAGCATTTCATTTCCATCGAACGACTTCACCGTAGCCTCAATCAAACTACAGGTTCCCAAAAACTGGCTAACAAAGCGCGTTTGCGGTTGCTCGTACAGGGACTCAGCATCACCCAGTTGCTCGATCTTTCCATCGCACATCACCGCAATACGATCGCTCAATACCAGGGCTTCTTCCTGGTCATGGGTCACGTAGATAAAGGTGATTCCCAGGTTGCGTTGAAGATTCAATAGCTCCACTTGCAGTTGCTTCCTCAACTTTAAGTCCAGTGCTGCCAGAGGTTCGTCGAGCAACAACACTTTCGGTTCATTAACCACGGCCCGTGCCAAAGCGACCCGCTGCTTCTGCCCACCAGAAAGTTGATTCGGTTTTCTGTCGGCCAGATTTTTAATTTCCACCAGCGACATCACTCGGTCGACACGCTCGTCGATTTCGGTCTGCGATACCTTTTTCATCTTCAACCCGAAAGCAATGTTCTGCCTCACATTAAAATGCGGGAACAAGGCATAGGATTGAAATACGGTATTAACTGGTCTTACATGAGCAGGAATATTCTCTGTATCTTCACCACCGATACATACGGTGCCTTCATCGCAAAATTCAAGCCCCGCGATAATCCGCAAGAGCGTTGTCTTTCCGCATCCCGATGGACCCAACAAAGAGAAAAACTCCCCCTGCTTAATCGTCAAACTGACCCCATCCAACGCGACGGTTTCGCCAAACCGCCGACTCACGTTCGTTATTTCTATATCAGAGTTACTTTCCACAAATGACTAGTTAACCAATCTTCTTTAGTTTTTGATCCTTACCCTTTTTGGGGTGAATAGTAAGGGAGCTTACCGTTCCATTCTTAGCTTTTGCGAACGACAATTGTTTTCCATCGCTGCGGGCTCCGTAGGTGAAGCGTCCGTTTGCCAGAGGTCGGATTTCAACCTTGGGGAAATGCTCGTCGATTTCGACAAAGAGTTGGTGACCATTTCGAGTGACCGTGTAGGTCCGTTCGATTTTTTTAGCTTTTAAGAGATATTGCCCGACATAGGTATCCAATACCTCAGGATCGACAGCTGAGGGCACCACCTTCCTTAAGTGAAGGTTAAGGCTGAATATATTTCTCCTGCCCTCTTTGGGAACCACCGTCAAACGCTCCTGTTCTTCCACCGACAGATTACTTAATAGTATATCCGGTTCATTGAGTGGCTCTCCGGGGAAGTAGCACTGAGTAATCAACTCATGGTACCCACGCATGGAAATCTTGAAATGAATATGCGGCGTCCTATAGCCCGCTTCTTCATCCGCTTCACCATCATGCAGGAAGGACAAGGGATAAAGCGCCGGCTTGATCGTTTTGAAGCCGTAGTTGCCTTTGTCATCGCTTACCGTTTGGCCGAAGCTTTGGAAATTGGGATCTAAGGGGGCCGGATTCTTGTCCTCCACATGATTATAACGTCCGGCGGCATTGGCCTGCCAAATTTCAATGAATACACCCGGGACCGGATTACAGTCCTCATCGAGAATCTTTCCTCGGATACGGATGACTTCTCCTTTGGCACGTTCGGTATGCCCTCTGAGCATGGTCAGATCCAGGTCGG
This genomic stretch from Opitutia bacterium ISCC 52 harbors:
- a CDS encoding sulfatase, yielding MNKLTTLLTLFLFSLLGALSSYAKYNVLFIISDDLTYTALSCYGNTVCETPNIDRLADKGVRFTRAYCQGTYCGPSRASFMSGYYPHATGALGYKSPRPQIGDRQTWSQLFKDNGYWAGRVSKIYHMGVPGGIEDGGHGADDERSWTERYNSQGPEWAAPGDAETLENNADLKKPAVGGNTFVVVEADGDDYVHSDGKTARKAVALIQQFDKKTGSRKGEKFWLGVGFVRPHVPLVAPASYFPPFKPYDKMVLPPKIPGDWDDIPTPGINYKTSQGMEMDIRRQKKLLGGYYASVAYMDAQVGKVLDALEEAGLEDETIVIFTSDHGYHLGEHDFWSKVSLRDPSAGVPLIICVPGKKPAVCNSLTELIDLYPTTAKLCGLDYPEANQGKDISAMLDDPTVEVRDAAFSVAPMRKGFLLRTQEYSYIQYGEDAENGVELFDIQSDPEQYHNLATFPEYKFLAEAFKQRMKATLADVRNNDLDLTYD
- a CDS encoding MOSC domain-containing protein; translation: MNTITVKQLWRFPVKSFAGEQLEVAEFLATGLLGDRAFALIEKDSNKVVTAKSIKRFPDLLDCRAEYTASPRVGEEPPPVLCTWEEEWKGNQ
- a CDS encoding gluconate 2-dehydrogenase subunit 3 family protein codes for the protein MNRREAIKRTAMMLGAAVSSTTIAGCLGGDRAKADSQPQFLSEAQAKLVKAASNLILPASDTPGALDVGVPELIDVLYGKYMTGEEKTVFSTGLAELETAGFSDKTPEAQTAALVALGKTNKQFVTQLRGAIITGYFTSEEVCKKVTHYDPIPGGFVGCLPTSETGNVIMSEPR
- a CDS encoding spermidine/putrescine ABC transporter substrate-binding protein, producing the protein MKHLLFILTALVLVGCAEKKDQLNIFIWSEYLDPEVVADFENQLDCDIVIDHFEEPETMLAKLFAGGDSGYDLVVADHRTITALKNRNILAEIRAEAIPNLKHIDPRFRESDFNPDFKFGVPYHWGTTGLFMRQEPGTSVDETWGLFFDPEKQSGQFLLMDDMRATIGVALIYLGYDVNSTDPQALVKAADLLIETKKRSLGFETSILAKNRVLAKEATASSTYSDHGAKGMNADSETAYFIPREGGLIWVDIWCIPARAPHPELAEKFLNFLNDPQINGQNTTYNQAATPNIPARQYSDPSMLENPAIYPPDDVLDRVQYDVDIGDAAKLYDELWTKIKSK
- the dgoD gene encoding galactonate dehydratase, with translation MHQNLVSRRNWLQTMMVGPAALVGLNAASSIVKAAPISPKDNIKVTKLETFVLKNSWVFVKISTNAGITGWGEMLKDDAKACAAGALEVGDYLIGKDPRPVVHHWQAIHRGAFYRGGPIKSAISSGIDQALWDIAGKCYGVPAYKLLGGPTRDKVFVYGTPDPITGVRAMKVGPSGSRKLHKYLEGHKMVDEAVEKFAALREKYPDVDIGIDFHGAVQPTTASILIKELEPYRPWFYEEIVQALNVDVMADLAKKTHIPLATGERVFLKWGFREILEKGAAMILQPDVNYAGGITELKVIAGMAEAYYAPLAPHNPNGPCSLAASLQIAGAIPNFLVQERGDREHELLAEPLPPVRDGYRPLPTGPGLGITIDEDKLMDEVGEPREYMPQYDADDGSVVDW
- a CDS encoding spermidine/putrescine ABC transporter substrate-binding protein; its protein translation is MKHTILLSLIALVFAGCAEKKEQLRIYIWSEYLDPTIVEDFEKQFNCEVTVDFYEDTDTMMAKMFAGGDSIYDVVFPENPSLPILVSRGMLAPLPKAAIPNLKNIDPFFANQSFNPGMDYGAPYHWGSTGIYMRKPKIGSVEKTLGLLFDPDKQPASFLLLDDMRQTIGMALLYLGHDINTTNPEELSKAADLLIAAKKRSTGFEGAVLASNRVLSKEVNAGVTFGPVAARRMATDPETMYFFPKEGSLLWQDVMSIPSKAPNPEMAAAFINFFLDAEIGARNANTWQVATPNKAAMEYIDSAMLNSPVVYPPAEEMKRLKLVEDVGEHTKLFDELWSKIKSN
- a CDS encoding GMC family oxidoreductase; translation: MNIQGKGTAGNTYDAIVIGSGISGGWAAKELTEKGLKTLVLERGRDVEHGDYPTAMMESWEFEGRGAKDQEKIQRQLVQNRTGYTTHPASAHWFVDDVDNPYNEVKQFDWMRGYHVGGRSLLWGRQSYRIGDIDFEANAKDGIACDWPVRYSDMESWYDYVEEFAGISGTNEGLSQLPDGKFLPPWDMNCLETHISKRIREHYNDRIMTIGRVANLTVPHKGRGNCQSRNRCIRGCPYGAYFSSNASTLPAAYATGNLTLRPFSIASELIYDKETNKATGVRIIDAETNEVIEFYSKVIFSCASAVASTSILLNSTSDRYPNGFGNDSGELGHNLMDHHFKVGASGVYEGMEDQYYTGRRPNGIYIPRFRNINEETKQEDFIRGYGYQGSASRLDWSRGIAEFNRAGAEFKADMIEPGPWRFGMGAWGEHLPYHDNKMFLDHDKTDKWGQPTVTFDCDYKENEMAMRKDAQASAIEMLEVAGLKDVKGFDDGSAPGLCIHEMGTARMGRDPKTSVLNKWNAVHTTPNVYVTDGAFMTSSACQNPSLTYMAFTARAADHAVSELKKGNI